CCGCCTTCCAGAACATTCAGGACGTCTCTCAAAGGAAGACGAACACTCGCGAGCAGAGCACGACGGCACCACCTCTGCGCACACATATACCACCGCCtcggcgcctcctcctcctcctccagggAAAAGAGCCACCAGCCTGAGCCGCGCGAATCTTAATTTGCAGGAGCATCACCGGCGTTCGCCTCGGCCTCCCCAACGAGGGTACGATCCAATCTTTCCGCCCGAGTTTTTTACTTGAACCGCTGCTAATTCGTCCATGTTGATCTCTGTTTGTACCTGTATCCTGTCTCCTTTTCACCATTCTATCATCTTCTTGTTCTAGTAGGAAAAAAAAGGGTGTGTTACCTTCGTAGCAGATCAGTTCGTCATTGTGGGATTTTGTGCTTTCGGTTTTAGGGGCGTTGGGTTGGGGCTTTAGATCGGCGTTTGTGTCCTTTCATATTATTAAATTTTATATCTTTCGTGTTTTTGGTTCATGGAGTGGAGAGAATGAGGTTACATGTCTCGATTTGTGAAATTTCGCTGCTTCTCCTAGGAATATGACTCCGATAGATCGATCTCCCTTTCTGCAGGTGTAGGCTGCGATCTAGATCGTGTGACCAGCTGTAGCCGCCGATTCCAAGATGAGCGTGGTGGGATTTGATCTAGGCAACGAGAGCTGCATTGTGGGGGTGGCACGGCAGCGTGGCATAGACGTGGTTCTCAATGAGGAATCCAAACGGGAGACCCCTGCCATCGTCTGCTTTGGTGACAAGCAGCGCTTCATTGGCACTGCAGGCGCCGCCAACTCTACCATGAACCCCAAGAACTCCGTCTCGCAGGTCAAGCGCTTGCTCGGCCGCAAGTTCGCCGATCCTGAACTGCAGCGTGATCTGCAGTCCTTCCCTTTCCGTGTCTCGGAGGGCCCTGATGGGTTCCCCCTTGTCCACGCGCAGTATCTGGGGGAGGAGCGCTCGTTTACTCCCACGCAGCTGCTTGCCATGGTGCTGTCTAATTTGAAGACCATTGCTGAGGGTAACCTGAACTCCGCTGTTATCGACTGCTGCATTGGTATCCCAGTCTATTTTACTGACCTGCAGCGTAGGGCTGTTCTTGATGCCGCAACTATTGCCGGTCTCCGGCCGTTGCGCTTGTTCCATGAGACTACTGCTACCGCATTGGCATATGGCATCTACAAGACTGATCTCCCGGAGAATGACCAGTTGAACGTCGCCTTTGTTGATGTCGGGCATGCCAGCATGCAGGTAAGCATTGTCGGGTACAAGAAGGGGCAGCTCAAGATGTTGTCCCATGCATATGACCGGTCTCTTGGTGGAAGAGATTTCGATGAAGCCCTATTTAAGCACTTCGCGGCAAAATTTAAGGAGGAGTATAAGATTGATGTCTACCAGAATGCCCGCGCCTGCATTAGGCTGCGGGTGGCCTGTGAGAAGCTCAAGAAGATGCTCAGCGCCAATCCAGAGGCACCAATGAATATTGAGTGCTTGATGGATGAGAAGGATGTGCGAGGGTTCATTAAGAGGGATGAGTTTGAACAGATCAGCGCCCCGGTACTAGAGCGTGTGAAAGGGCCATTGGAGAAGGCCTTGGCAGAAGCTGGCTTGACCACCGAAAGTGTGCACTTTGTTGAGGTTGTTGGATCAGGTTCCCGTGTTCCTGCTATAATCAGGATTATCACTGAATTCTTTGGGAAGGAACCACGGAGAACTATGAATGCAAGTGAATGTGTTGCCCGTGGATGTGCTCTTCAGTGTGCTATACTTAGTCCCACATTCAAAGTCCGGGAGTTCCAGGTACTAACCTGTCTTCTTATTTGTCATCTTTGGTCAGTGTTGCCAAAGCAATATTATGTTCTAACTTTTTCACTGTTTATCCAAGAAGTTTATTTATTCTGCTTGCTGTTGTTCTTTTTGCATAACTAGAACAGATTTCTCAACATCTGCTTTCTTTAATTTATGTTGTCTTGAACTTCTGATATATGCTATTTGCGGTAGCTTTTTCATTCAACTTCTCTGTGTAGCTTGAACAGTTATATTGGCATGCTGCAGTTTAACCAGGATTAATTATTTAGGCTCACTTAGCCCAATGCGGTCTCCCACGTAATGCCTGTGTGCTTGACTGTATTGTAGAATATATATTTCTTTTAAAAAAGTTGAATTGGAATGGCAGCCGAGTAGTATCACATGAACTTTGATGTGGTGCTTTTCAGATTTGCAGCAGTAAACTAAATTAATCTTATTTTATATCTAGGTTGCTAGTTTCAAATGCCTTCTTTGACCACCTGTATATTTGCTAAAAGTACTTGTCGAATGGACACTCCTGATATCATCTAATGTCCTACCATGCTATGCTTCACATATTTAAGTCTTTGATATACACTGAGATTTCTGTTGTATCCTGTTATTTTCGAGATACAATACTGTCTGACATTAAATTCATTTTTGGAGAATGCACCTCTGTGAACCTTTATATCATTCATATTGTCTGGATATTCTGCAGGTAAATGAAGGTTTTCCCTTTTCAATTGCTTTATCATGGAAGCCAGATTCCCAGAACAATGAGCCCCAGCAAACAGTGGTATTCCCAAAGGGGAATCCGATCCCTAGCGTCAAAGCTTTGACCTTCTATAGGTCCAATACATTTGCCGTAGATGTACTGAATGTCCAGACAGATGATTTGCAAATAACAGAAAAAATTAGCACTTACACGGTACACagcatcataaacatttgctgaaATTATTCAATCCACGCTCATGTACTGGAGGTCCTGGTTGCTGATTTATTTGTTGTGCTGAACATTATGCAGATTGGCCCTTTTCAATCAAGCAAAGGCGAGAAGGCAAAACTGAGAGTGAAAGTTCGTCTCAACATTCATGGCATTGTCTCTCTTGAATCAGCGACGGTAAATTGCAATTCCAAACCCTCCCAGCTTCCTCTGGAAAAATATAGAGCTTCTCTCTAATGTTCTTGTATGTTTTCTCTTGTACACAgatgctggaggaggaggaagtggaAGTTCCGGTTTCTGCTACAAGTGAAGTGGCAAAGGATGCTACTAAAATGGACACAG
This Lolium perenne isolate Kyuss_39 chromosome 1, Kyuss_2.0, whole genome shotgun sequence DNA region includes the following protein-coding sequences:
- the LOC127294995 gene encoding heat shock 70 kDa protein 15 → MSVVGFDLGNESCIVGVARQRGIDVVLNEESKRETPAIVCFGDKQRFIGTAGAANSTMNPKNSVSQVKRLLGRKFADPELQRDLQSFPFRVSEGPDGFPLVHAQYLGEERSFTPTQLLAMVLSNLKTIAEGNLNSAVIDCCIGIPVYFTDLQRRAVLDAATIAGLRPLRLFHETTATALAYGIYKTDLPENDQLNVAFVDVGHASMQVSIVGYKKGQLKMLSHAYDRSLGGRDFDEALFKHFAAKFKEEYKIDVYQNARACIRLRVACEKLKKMLSANPEAPMNIECLMDEKDVRGFIKRDEFEQISAPVLERVKGPLEKALAEAGLTTESVHFVEVVGSGSRVPAIIRIITEFFGKEPRRTMNASECVARGCALQCAILSPTFKVREFQVNEGFPFSIALSWKPDSQNNEPQQTVVFPKGNPIPSVKALTFYRSNTFAVDVLNVQTDDLQITEKISTYTIGPFQSSKGEKAKLRVKVRLNIHGIVSLESATMLEEEEVEVPVSATSEVAKDATKMDTDDGTDVNMQDSKVPSDTAEGTDGAQDSEEKSVPMDTDAKSPSKKKVKKTNVPVAELVYGAMGPDELQKAVEKEFEMALQDRVMEETKEKKNAVEAYVYDMRNKLYEKYNDFVTSEDKESLMTKLQEVEDWLYEDGEDETKGVYLAKLEELKKVGGPIELRYKESEERGSALEQLGYCIRSFREAALSNDQKFDHIDIVEKQKVVNECSAAENWLLEKKQEQDALPKHANPAFLVSEVKKKAEALDRFCKPIMTKPKPAPKPQTPPPSETPAPEPQTPEQHPDGATEAGDPASEGGAQEQPAAEEMDTDKPDGSTDPSSA